From Panthera uncia isolate 11264 chromosome E1, Puncia_PCG_1.0, whole genome shotgun sequence, one genomic window encodes:
- the CCDC42 gene encoding coiled-coil domain-containing protein 42, whose amino-acid sequence MSLGIMEEDELAEYFRLQYGERLLQLLQKFPNIEEQSESPSIRLLEKKKEAKIMHIAMEQKKETFRRRMETLNLRWEELGTKEAQLKAHIQKFEQFIQENDQKRIRALKKANKERELKRQRVRELAKVKQEMGALRLQHQRLSTRTQEFCVFNKYLEKVVEHSEFEEIHEVISRYKTLISMHHDLMQSAQEGQEKIERAKARLARYMEEKDDEILQHNNELARLQMRFDRARSDVIVWESRWAHIQNTAAKKTLLLGTIKMAALNLFQIVSKQLKETPSVSLDDTHKQLDMIQQFIQDLSDIWTEVRRKEQQQVRV is encoded by the exons ATGAGCCTGGGCATCATGGAGGAGGACGAGCTGGCCGAGTACTTCCGGCTACAGTATGGGGAGAGGCTACTACAGCTGCTGCA GAAGTTCCCCAACATTGAGGAGCAGTCGGAGTCCCCATCCATCCGGCTcctggagaagaagaaagaggccaAGATCATGCACATTGCTATGGAGcagaagaaggag aCGTTTCGGCGCCGGATGGAAACCCTGAATCTGCGTTGGGAGGAGCTGGGTACCAAGGAGGCCCAGCTGAAGGCTCACATCCAGAAGTTCGAGCAGTTCATCCAG gagaacGACCAGAAACGGATCCGCGCCCTGAAGAAAGCCAACAAGGAGCGCGAGCTGAAGAGGCAGCGGGTGCGCGAGCTGGCCAAGGTCAAGCAGGAGATGGGGGCCCTGCGGCTGCAGCACCAGCGGCTGAGCACCAGGACGCAGGAGTTCTGCGTCTTCAACAAGTACCTGGAGAAGGTGGTGGAGCACTCAGAG TTCGAGGAGATCCACGAGGTGATTTCACGCTACAAGACGCTGATAAGCATGCACCACGACCTCATGCAGTCGGCGCAGGAGGGCCAGGAGAAGATCGAGCGCGCCAAGGCACGGCTGGCACGCTACATGGAGGAGAAGGACGACGAGATCCTGCAGCACAACAACGAGCTGGCGCGTCTGCAGATGCGCTTTGACCGAGCCCGCAGCGACGTCATCGTCTGG GAATCTCGCTGGGCACACATCCAGAACACGGCCGCCAAGAAGACCCTCTTGCTTGGCACCATCAAGATGGCGGCACTGAACCTCTTCCAGATCGTGAGCAAGCAGCTGAAGGAGACCCCTTCCGTGTCCCTGGATGACACCCACAAACAGCTGGACATG ATCCAACAGTTTATCCAGGATCTGTCAGACATCTGGACAGAGGTGAGGAGGAAGGAACAACAGCAAGTCCGGGTTTAA